A stretch of Telopea speciosissima isolate NSW1024214 ecotype Mountain lineage chromosome 11, Tspe_v1, whole genome shotgun sequence DNA encodes these proteins:
- the LOC122644972 gene encoding plastidal glycolate/glycerate translocator 1, chloroplastic-like translates to MANSMNNEGGSVSVRFQSVVGILHMLLSLGIILAMDKILERAFLAAAIKFPSAIFGMFCVFSILMILDSVLPSAATSLMNFFEPANMFIQRWLPLFYVPILVVLPLAVKDIPVASGVKICFIIGI, encoded by the exons ATGGCGAATTCTATGAACAATGAAGGTGGGAGTGTCTCTGTTCGGTTTCAGAGT GTGGTCGGGATTTTGCATATGTTACTTTCGCTCGGAATCATTCTGGCAATGGATAAAATTTTGGAAAGGGCTTTTTTAGCCGCGGCTATCAAGTTTCCGAGTGCTATTTTTGGGATGTTCTGTGTGTTTTCCATTCTGATGATTCTTGATTCTGTACTCCCTTCTGctgcaactagtttgatgaactTTTTCGAGCCCGCAAATATGTTTATTCAGAGATGGCTTCCATTGTTTTATGTTCCTATTTTGGTGGTTTTGCCTCTGGCTGTGAAAGATATACCTGTGGCATCTGGGGTCAAGATTTGCTTCATCATTGGTATATAA